In one Parabacteroides sp. FAFU027 genomic region, the following are encoded:
- a CDS encoding family 43 glycosylhydrolase, which translates to MRKQLKLRLLFFSILISLGIYFCAIAQNPQKTIVNGGNYTDTSGKIINAHGGGFLKAGKYYYWIGENRHDQVLVSCYRSTDLINWEFRGDLLTRQSNPELVNANIERPKVIYNEKTKKFVMWMHYEISSDYSYARAAVAVSDDIEKPFKYLKSFRPFGNMSRDCTLFKDTDGTAYFLSAARENYDMMVYKLTDDYLDTKEHLLTLWPGGHREAPALVKRGDYYFMITSGCTGWAPNQAKYAYAKSIRGPWSDLTDIGNSTTFDSQSTYILPIEGNETTSYLYVGDRWDGNHYFNSRYIFLPLTFKGETSVELSWKDSVAPDLKSGRIN; encoded by the coding sequence ATGAGAAAGCAGCTCAAGTTAAGGTTATTATTTTTTTCAATTCTCATTTCTTTAGGCATATACTTCTGTGCCATCGCCCAAAACCCACAAAAGACAATCGTCAACGGAGGCAACTACACTGACACCTCCGGCAAAATCATCAACGCGCACGGAGGCGGATTCCTCAAAGCAGGCAAATACTACTACTGGATTGGTGAAAACCGTCACGATCAGGTCCTTGTTTCCTGTTATCGTTCGACCGACCTGATTAATTGGGAATTCCGTGGCGATCTGCTTACCCGCCAGTCTAATCCGGAGCTGGTCAACGCCAATATTGAGCGCCCGAAGGTCATTTATAATGAGAAGACTAAGAAATTCGTCATGTGGATGCACTACGAAATAAGCTCCGACTACAGTTATGCCCGCGCCGCGGTGGCTGTTTCCGACGATATTGAGAAACCTTTCAAATATCTGAAAAGCTTCCGTCCTTTCGGCAACATGTCACGCGACTGTACGCTTTTTAAAGACACAGACGGTACTGCTTATTTCCTCTCTGCTGCCCGCGAAAATTACGATATGATGGTGTACAAACTCACCGATGATTATCTGGACACGAAAGAACATCTGCTTACCCTTTGGCCGGGCGGTCACCGTGAAGCTCCGGCACTGGTCAAACGGGGAGATTATTACTTCATGATTACTTCGGGCTGTACCGGCTGGGCTCCCAATCAGGCGAAATACGCCTATGCCAAATCCATCCGTGGCCCATGGTCTGACTTGACCGATATCGGAAATTCCACTACTTTTGATTCGCAATCCACTTATATACTTCCTATCGAAGGAAATGAGACGACCAGCTACCTTTATGTGGGCGACCGTTGGGATGGCAACCACTATTTCAATTCGAGATACATTTTCCTGCCTTTAACCTTTAAAGGAGAAACGTCTGTGGAGCTGAGCTGGAAAGATTCGGTTGCACCTGACCTGAAATCAGGAAGAATCAACTAA
- a CDS encoding DUF2264 domain-containing protein: MKKILFLLAIISCTGISAKQQKTQPINERQLWLIYMDKVARPVIKNIAEDQLKTNMPIVLSPKIDNPENRTKVAYLEAFARTLCGIAPWINLEGGSAEEVALRNQYRTWALKGIANAVNPEAKDYLQWKGGQPLVDASFFALALVRSPWLWENLSDTTKQQVVMALKSTRPTIPVYSNWILFTGMIETFFCKYGYEYDPVRIEYGMREFSEHWYTGDGMFSDGVNFNLDFYNSYVIQPYLNNILDVVSQKNKSYNGFKAKLDKISKRYADIQERLINADGSFPVIGRSITYRGGAFHHLADMSLRKQLPENLTPAQVRCALTAVIKKTLSAPKTFTDKGFLNIGLCGSQPTLADFYINTGSLYLCNTIFLPLGLHETDEFWSAPSAPWTAAKVWNGQDVPADHALELH, from the coding sequence ATGAAGAAAATACTCTTTCTACTGGCTATAATTTCCTGTACGGGAATATCCGCCAAACAGCAAAAGACACAACCCATCAACGAACGCCAGCTTTGGCTGATCTATATGGACAAAGTGGCCCGCCCGGTCATCAAAAACATCGCGGAAGACCAACTGAAAACCAATATGCCGATTGTTCTTTCTCCGAAAATCGACAATCCCGAAAACCGAACCAAAGTGGCCTATCTGGAAGCTTTTGCCCGTACCCTGTGTGGCATTGCTCCATGGATCAATCTGGAAGGCGGTTCGGCGGAAGAGGTCGCCCTCCGCAACCAATACCGTACCTGGGCGCTGAAAGGTATCGCTAATGCTGTTAATCCTGAAGCGAAGGATTACCTGCAATGGAAAGGCGGACAACCTCTGGTGGATGCCTCGTTCTTTGCACTGGCGCTGGTTCGCAGCCCCTGGTTGTGGGAAAACCTCAGCGACACCACCAAACAACAGGTGGTAATGGCGCTCAAATCAACTCGCCCGACCATCCCGGTGTACAGCAACTGGATTCTCTTTACCGGAATGATCGAAACCTTCTTTTGCAAATACGGATACGAGTATGACCCGGTACGCATCGAATACGGCATGCGTGAATTTTCGGAACACTGGTACACCGGTGACGGAATGTTTTCGGATGGGGTGAATTTCAACCTCGATTTCTACAACAGCTACGTTATCCAACCCTATCTGAACAACATCCTGGACGTAGTCAGTCAAAAAAACAAATCCTACAATGGATTCAAAGCCAAACTCGACAAGATATCAAAACGTTACGCCGACATCCAGGAGCGTTTGATCAATGCCGACGGTAGTTTTCCCGTAATCGGACGTTCAATCACCTACCGCGGCGGCGCTTTCCACCATCTGGCCGATATGTCGCTCCGCAAGCAATTACCGGAAAACCTCACTCCGGCACAGGTCAGATGTGCTTTGACCGCTGTAATCAAGAAAACCCTCTCGGCACCGAAGACCTTTACGGATAAGGGTTTTCTCAACATCGGACTTTGCGGCAGTCAACCGACTCTGGCTGATTTTTACATCAACACCGGCAGCCTATACCTCTGTAACACAATCTTTTTGCCGCTCGGATTACATGAGACAGATGAGTTCTGGAGTGCACCATCCGCACCATGGACAGCTGCTAAAGTGTGGAACGGACAGGACGTCCCGGCTGATCATGCCCTGGAACTACATTAA
- the pflB gene encoding formate C-acetyltransferase, whose product MATFNPGNWQEAIDIRDFVLKNITPYDGDESFLCEPTQRTLDLWKICTDAISEERDNNGVRSIDNKTISTITSHAAGYIDKDKELIVGLQTDELLRRAMKPYGGIAVVEKACSEHGIQVDPQVKEIFTKYAKTHNEGVFDAYTSEIRTFRSLGILTGLPDNYARGRIIGDYRRLALYGTDKLIAFKKQDLNNLLGPMTDDRIRLREEVTAQIKALSDMTEMGRIYGLDLTRPAETAQEAVQWVYMGYLAAVKEQDGAAMSLGNVSSFLDIYIEHDLKAGIITEEYAQELIDQFVMKLRMVRHLRMDAYNDIFAGDPTWVTESIGGSLADGRHKVTKSSFRFLQTLYNLGASPEPNMTVLWSDKLPEPFKLFCSKVSIDTSSVQYENDDLMQTTRKSDDYGIACCVSFQEIGKQIQFFGARCNLAKTLLLAINEGRCEITGKQVLKGIPKLKSDVLDFDEIMTNFRLTMEQVARVYNDSMNIIHYMHDKYYYEKAQMALIDTNPKINLAYGAAGLSIVADSLSAIKYAKVTVVRNEDGVSQDFNIEGEFPCYGNDDDRVDTFAKEIPAIFNDMLAKLPIYKNAEPTLSILTITSNVVYGSKTGATPDGRAKGIPFAPGANPMHGRDASGAIASLSSVAKIDYATSQDGISNTFSIVPKSLGPTDETRQENLVSIMNGYFTKNAHHLNVNVLNREMLVDAMEHPENYPQLTIRVSGYAVNFVRLTRAQQLEVISRTFFEAM is encoded by the coding sequence ATGGCTACTTTTAATCCCGGAAACTGGCAGGAAGCAATCGATATCCGTGACTTCGTATTGAAAAACATCACCCCATACGATGGTGATGAATCTTTCTTATGTGAACCGACCCAACGTACCCTTGACTTATGGAAAATCTGTACCGACGCGATCAGCGAGGAGAGAGACAACAACGGTGTACGTTCTATTGACAACAAAACCATTTCAACCATTACCTCTCACGCTGCCGGCTACATCGACAAAGACAAAGAGTTGATCGTAGGCTTGCAGACCGATGAGTTGTTGCGTCGCGCCATGAAACCTTACGGAGGAATTGCCGTAGTGGAAAAAGCATGCAGCGAACATGGGATCCAGGTTGATCCTCAGGTGAAAGAAATCTTCACCAAATATGCCAAAACACACAATGAAGGGGTGTTTGACGCATACACTTCTGAAATCAGGACATTCCGTTCATTGGGTATCCTGACCGGTCTGCCTGACAACTACGCCCGTGGTCGTATCATCGGTGACTACCGTCGTCTGGCTCTTTACGGAACCGACAAACTTATCGCTTTCAAAAAACAAGACCTCAATAACCTGCTTGGTCCGATGACAGATGACCGTATCCGTCTTCGCGAAGAAGTGACTGCTCAAATCAAAGCATTGAGCGATATGACTGAGATGGGTCGTATCTATGGCCTTGATCTGACCCGTCCGGCTGAAACTGCTCAGGAAGCTGTTCAGTGGGTATATATGGGTTACCTGGCTGCTGTAAAAGAGCAGGATGGCGCCGCGATGTCATTGGGTAACGTCTCTTCTTTCCTTGACATCTACATCGAGCATGACCTGAAAGCAGGTATCATCACAGAGGAATACGCTCAGGAGTTGATCGACCAGTTCGTAATGAAACTGCGGATGGTTCGCCACCTGCGTATGGATGCTTACAACGATATTTTCGCAGGAGACCCGACCTGGGTTACTGAGTCTATCGGTGGTTCTTTGGCTGACGGTCGTCACAAAGTAACTAAATCTTCATTCCGTTTCCTTCAGACACTTTACAACCTCGGAGCATCTCCGGAGCCTAATATGACTGTGCTTTGGTCTGACAAATTGCCTGAGCCTTTCAAATTGTTCTGTTCAAAAGTGTCAATTGACACCTCTTCTGTTCAGTACGAAAACGATGATTTGATGCAGACAACCCGTAAAAGCGACGACTACGGTATCGCATGTTGTGTATCATTCCAGGAAATCGGTAAACAAATCCAGTTCTTCGGTGCACGTTGTAACTTAGCTAAAACACTGCTTTTGGCCATCAACGAAGGTCGTTGCGAAATCACCGGCAAACAGGTATTGAAAGGTATTCCTAAATTGAAATCAGACGTACTTGATTTCGATGAGATCATGACTAACTTCAGACTGACCATGGAGCAGGTAGCGCGCGTGTACAATGATTCAATGAATATCATCCACTACATGCACGACAAATACTACTACGAAAAAGCTCAAATGGCGTTGATTGATACGAATCCTAAAATCAACCTTGCCTACGGTGCTGCCGGTTTGAGTATTGTTGCTGACTCATTGTCTGCAATCAAATACGCAAAAGTGACGGTAGTTCGTAACGAAGACGGTGTTTCTCAGGACTTCAACATCGAAGGTGAATTCCCATGCTACGGTAACGATGATGACCGCGTAGATACATTCGCAAAAGAGATTCCTGCTATCTTCAACGATATGCTGGCTAAATTGCCAATTTATAAAAATGCAGAGCCAACCTTGTCCATCCTAACCATCACATCAAACGTGGTGTACGGAAGCAAAACAGGTGCTACTCCTGACGGTCGCGCTAAAGGTATTCCTTTCGCTCCGGGAGCTAACCCAATGCACGGACGTGATGCCAGCGGTGCTATCGCTTCTTTGAGTTCTGTGGCTAAAATCGATTATGCAACTTCACAAGACGGTATTTCAAATACCTTCTCTATCGTGCCAAAATCATTAGGTCCGACCGATGAAACCCGTCAGGAAAACCTGGTTTCAATCATGAACGGTTACTTCACTAAAAACGCTCACCACCTCAACGTGAACGTTCTGAACCGTGAAATGCTGGTTGACGCAATGGAGCACCCTGAGAACTATCCGCAGTTGACTATCCGTGTATCAGGTTACGCAGTGAACTTCGTTCGCCTGACACGTGCTCAACAGTTGGAAGTGATCTCACGTACCTTCTTTGAAGCAATGTAA
- a CDS encoding glycoside hydrolase family 2 TIM barrel-domain containing protein codes for MKHTWLLTGFLSLLLTPAIAEKKQEKAVANDWENPGVFQINREPARATFLPFADERSAVADQYESSPWYYSLNGNWKFQWSPTPDQRPRDFYKTDFNVVNWKEIKVPSNWELQGYGIPIYTNITYPFPKNPPYIDHSDNPVGSYRRDFTLPSGWNGRRVFVHFEGGTAAMYVWVNGEKVGYTENTKSPAEFDITKYVKPGKNIIAAEVYRWSDGSYLEDQDFWRLSGIDRNVYLYSTDNIRIADFFARPDLDANYKNGSLAVDVTLRNYNKSAKNGLVNAQLLDAKGNVVFNQNLNINASAEGIKQTTFTQAVNAPALWSNETPNLYSLVLTLKDDAGKFIEAVSTKVGFRKVELKDGQLLVNGKRIYVHGVNIHEHNPVTGHYQDIETMMQDIRMMKQHNINAVRCSHYPNNINWVKLCEKYGIYLVDEANIESHGMGYGHENMAFHPEWDAAHFDRTYSLVERDKNSPAVILWSLGNECSNGDVFFKTYKWIKERDKTRLVQFEQAAEKENTDIVCPMYPSIGYMKEYAARKEVKRPFIMCEYAHAMGNSSGNFKEYWDIIRGSKNMQGGFIWDWVDQGFQVTDEVGRKYWAYGGDMGSQNYTNDENFDHNGLVFPDRIPHPGLMEVKKYYQDIYFKGIQPEKGIIEVDNEFHYTNLQDYIFKYEVLKNGESIKEGSFDLNLDPDSQKQVQLEMPEMPAKDGVEYLLNVYALARNGSEVIPQGHEVAREQFKLGEGKYFVKSTPAGNAAKVKDDKDRVTLSAAGVEVTINKWSGMIGGYKAADKWYFNQNPKPNFWRAPTDNDFGNGMQDKCNIWRTAGNHVSVKGIEVKEENGKAIVTANLYLKDVASDYKVIYTMNPDGALSVNVSYQAGANELPEMPRFGMIMSLGKQFENFAFYGRGPWENYADRNNASFIGIYNSKVADQYVPYTRPQENGYKTDIRWITLTNNDGAGIRIEGQQPLSVSALNNWPEDFDPGLSKKYRHINDITPRNEVVLSVDLAQRGVGGDNSWGAYPHEQYLLKGKAYNYGFVITPLK; via the coding sequence ATGAAACACACATGGTTACTGACTGGCTTTCTCTCGCTTTTGCTTACTCCGGCTATTGCCGAAAAGAAACAGGAGAAGGCGGTCGCCAATGACTGGGAAAACCCCGGTGTTTTCCAGATTAACCGCGAACCGGCAAGGGCTACCTTCCTGCCTTTCGCAGATGAACGATCAGCTGTTGCTGACCAATATGAAAGTTCTCCCTGGTACTATTCATTAAATGGCAATTGGAAATTCCAGTGGTCTCCGACTCCGGATCAGCGTCCGAGGGATTTCTACAAAACGGATTTCAACGTGGTCAACTGGAAGGAAATCAAGGTTCCATCCAACTGGGAATTGCAGGGCTATGGCATTCCCATTTACACCAATATCACTTATCCGTTTCCTAAAAACCCGCCATACATCGACCACAGCGACAACCCTGTAGGTTCGTATCGCCGCGATTTCACTCTTCCTTCAGGCTGGAACGGTCGCCGCGTCTTTGTTCATTTCGAAGGAGGTACGGCTGCGATGTATGTTTGGGTAAATGGTGAAAAGGTCGGTTATACCGAAAACACCAAGAGCCCGGCTGAATTTGACATAACCAAATACGTAAAACCCGGTAAAAACATCATCGCTGCAGAAGTGTACCGCTGGAGCGACGGCTCTTATCTCGAAGACCAGGACTTCTGGCGCCTTTCGGGTATCGACCGCAACGTTTACCTCTATAGTACGGACAATATCCGTATCGCCGATTTCTTTGCCCGTCCTGATTTGGATGCCAACTATAAAAACGGCTCATTGGCCGTCGATGTTACCTTGCGCAATTACAACAAATCAGCCAAAAACGGACTGGTAAATGCTCAGTTACTCGATGCAAAAGGTAATGTTGTATTCAATCAAAACCTGAATATCAACGCTTCGGCTGAAGGTATCAAGCAGACAACATTTACTCAGGCGGTCAATGCTCCGGCATTGTGGAGCAATGAGACACCGAACCTCTACTCTCTGGTGCTTACGCTCAAAGACGATGCCGGTAAATTTATCGAAGCCGTTTCCACAAAAGTCGGTTTCCGCAAAGTGGAGCTGAAAGACGGTCAGCTGCTGGTCAACGGCAAACGCATTTATGTGCACGGGGTAAATATCCACGAGCATAATCCGGTGACCGGACACTATCAGGATATCGAAACCATGATGCAAGATATCCGCATGATGAAGCAACACAACATCAATGCGGTTCGTTGCAGCCACTACCCCAACAACATCAACTGGGTGAAACTCTGCGAAAAATACGGTATTTACCTGGTGGATGAAGCTAACATCGAAAGCCACGGCATGGGTTACGGACATGAAAATATGGCATTCCACCCGGAGTGGGACGCTGCTCACTTCGACCGGACTTATAGCCTGGTAGAAAGAGACAAAAACTCTCCGGCTGTGATTCTCTGGTCGTTGGGTAATGAGTGTAGCAACGGAGATGTATTTTTCAAAACCTACAAATGGATTAAAGAGCGGGACAAAACCCGTCTGGTGCAGTTTGAGCAGGCGGCTGAAAAAGAGAATACCGACATCGTTTGCCCCATGTATCCCTCTATCGGTTACATGAAGGAGTATGCAGCCCGCAAGGAGGTGAAACGCCCGTTCATCATGTGTGAATACGCTCATGCGATGGGCAACAGCTCCGGTAACTTTAAGGAGTACTGGGACATCATCCGTGGCAGCAAAAACATGCAGGGCGGATTTATCTGGGACTGGGTAGATCAGGGATTCCAGGTCACCGACGAAGTGGGTCGCAAATACTGGGCTTATGGCGGTGACATGGGAAGCCAGAATTACACCAATGATGAAAACTTTGACCATAACGGACTGGTATTTCCAGATCGTATTCCTCATCCCGGCCTGATGGAAGTTAAGAAGTACTACCAGGATATCTACTTCAAAGGCATTCAACCTGAAAAAGGAATCATCGAAGTGGACAACGAGTTCCATTATACCAATCTTCAGGACTACATTTTCAAATATGAGGTTTTGAAAAACGGCGAAAGTATTAAGGAAGGATCATTTGACCTGAATCTTGACCCGGATTCTCAAAAACAGGTGCAACTGGAGATGCCTGAGATGCCTGCCAAAGACGGTGTCGAGTATCTGTTGAATGTTTATGCCCTCGCCCGAAATGGGTCTGAGGTTATTCCGCAAGGTCACGAAGTTGCCCGCGAGCAATTCAAACTCGGCGAAGGTAAATACTTTGTAAAAAGCACTCCTGCCGGAAATGCGGCTAAAGTGAAAGATGATAAAGACCGCGTCACCCTGAGTGCTGCGGGTGTGGAAGTAACGATCAACAAATGGTCGGGAATGATTGGTGGTTATAAAGCCGCTGACAAATGGTATTTCAACCAGAATCCGAAACCGAACTTCTGGCGTGCTCCGACCGACAACGATTTCGGAAACGGCATGCAGGACAAATGCAACATCTGGCGCACTGCCGGCAACCACGTTTCTGTAAAAGGAATTGAGGTTAAAGAGGAAAACGGCAAAGCCATCGTAACGGCAAACCTTTACCTGAAAGATGTGGCTTCGGACTACAAAGTCATCTACACGATGAATCCTGACGGTGCTTTAAGCGTCAATGTATCTTACCAGGCTGGTGCGAATGAATTGCCTGAAATGCCACGCTTCGGTATGATTATGTCGCTCGGCAAACAGTTTGAAAACTTCGCCTTCTACGGCCGCGGCCCGTGGGAGAACTATGCCGACCGCAACAATGCATCATTCATCGGCATTTACAACAGCAAAGTGGCTGACCAGTATGTGCCTTACACCCGTCCGCAGGAAAACGGTTACAAAACCGATATCCGCTGGATCACTCTGACCAACAACGACGGCGCAGGTATCCGCATCGAAGGCCAACAGCCTCTCAGCGTAAGTGCATTGAATAACTGGCCGGAAGATTTCGACCCGGGCTTAAGCAAAAAATACCGTCACATCAATGACATCACACCCCGCAACGAGGTTGTACTCAGCGTTGACCTCGCCCAGCGCGGCGTGGGTGGTGACAACAGTTGGGGCGCTTATCCGCACGAACAGTATTTGCTCAAAGGCAAAGCTTACAACTACGGATTCGTAATCACACCGCTTAAATAA
- a CDS encoding beta-galactosidase has translation MKKILLSLMIALLLAPGLVKANPTQGGDFVAGKNTFLLNGKPFILRAGELHYSRIPKPYWEHRIQMCKAMGMNTICIYLFWNYHEQQPGVYDFSGDKDVAEFVRLIQKNGMYCILRPGPYVCAEWEMGGLPWWLLKKKDLKVRTLADSYFVERTKLFLNEAGKQLAKYQIQNGGPIIMVQVENEYGVWGNDAAYMSIIRDGIRAAGFDKVQLFRCDWSSNFDRYNVPGVASTLNFGAGSNIDNQFKKFKELNPDAPLMCSEYWTGWFDHWGSPHETRSISSFIGSLKDMMDKKVSFSLYMAHGGTSFGHWAGSNSPSFAPTTSSYDYNAPIDESGHATDKFYAVRDLLKNYLQEGETLTDVPAYPEKTIEIPAVKFIQTASLFDNLPVAKKSEDIQPMEFFDQGWGSILYRTTIPASAKIRKLTISDVHDWATIFVNGKIVGKLDRRLGDREVEIPATASPARLDILVEAMGRINYSEAIIDRKGITKKVELSEGNNTTELKGWSVYNFPVDYAFQQNKKYKPAPAKGPAWYKATFTLNKTGNTYFDMSKWGKGMVWLNGRNLGRFWKIGPTQTLFVPACWLKKGVNEIIVLDVDKPSATTIAGLNHPILDKTAQDESLLHRKKGQNLDLTGVKPVNTGSLPAGNGWKAITFDQMQNGRYLCFEALNAQDANDPVTSIAEFELIGEDGKAISSQLWRVLYADSEEVTTVNNSADKIFDLQESVIWQTQTTSSKTKHPHQVVIDLGENVNVKGFRILPRGDKSNVGVVKDYRVYLSKAPFKF, from the coding sequence ATGAAAAAGATTCTTTTATCATTAATGATCGCCCTCCTGCTGGCGCCGGGTCTTGTAAAGGCCAATCCAACGCAGGGCGGCGACTTCGTTGCCGGAAAGAATACGTTCCTGCTCAACGGAAAACCTTTTATCTTACGCGCTGGTGAATTGCATTACAGCCGTATCCCGAAACCCTACTGGGAGCATCGTATCCAGATGTGTAAAGCAATGGGGATGAATACCATTTGTATTTACTTGTTCTGGAACTATCATGAGCAACAGCCCGGAGTGTACGATTTTTCAGGAGACAAAGATGTAGCTGAATTCGTTCGTCTGATTCAGAAAAACGGCATGTATTGTATCCTTCGTCCGGGTCCATACGTTTGTGCGGAGTGGGAAATGGGTGGCCTCCCCTGGTGGTTACTGAAAAAGAAAGACCTGAAAGTCCGCACACTGGCTGACAGCTATTTCGTGGAAAGAACCAAGCTTTTCCTCAACGAAGCCGGTAAACAATTGGCTAAATACCAGATACAGAACGGTGGCCCGATCATCATGGTACAGGTGGAAAACGAATACGGTGTATGGGGCAATGATGCCGCTTACATGTCCATCATCCGCGATGGCATACGTGCTGCCGGATTCGACAAAGTGCAACTGTTCCGTTGCGACTGGTCTTCCAACTTTGACCGTTACAATGTACCGGGAGTAGCCAGTACGCTGAACTTCGGCGCCGGTTCCAACATCGACAACCAATTCAAGAAATTCAAGGAACTCAATCCTGATGCTCCTTTGATGTGCAGCGAATACTGGACCGGATGGTTTGACCACTGGGGCAGTCCGCACGAAACCCGTTCCATCAGTTCATTCATCGGAAGCCTCAAAGATATGATGGATAAGAAAGTCTCCTTCAGCCTTTACATGGCTCACGGAGGTACATCCTTCGGTCACTGGGCAGGTTCCAATTCTCCTTCATTTGCCCCTACTACTTCATCATACGATTACAATGCACCGATTGACGAATCAGGACATGCTACGGATAAATTCTATGCCGTTCGTGATTTGTTGAAAAACTACCTTCAGGAAGGAGAAACTTTGACTGATGTTCCGGCTTATCCTGAAAAAACGATTGAAATTCCGGCCGTTAAATTCATCCAGACTGCCAGTCTGTTTGACAACCTGCCTGTTGCTAAAAAGAGCGAAGATATCCAGCCGATGGAGTTCTTTGACCAGGGCTGGGGTTCTATCCTTTACCGCACTACCATCCCGGCGTCTGCCAAAATCAGAAAGCTGACCATCAGCGATGTTCACGACTGGGCTACCATTTTCGTAAATGGTAAGATCGTCGGTAAACTTGACCGGCGCCTGGGTGACCGGGAGGTAGAAATACCGGCTACAGCATCTCCTGCCAGACTGGATATCCTCGTCGAAGCGATGGGCCGCATCAACTACAGCGAGGCGATTATCGACCGGAAAGGGATTACCAAAAAGGTGGAACTTTCGGAGGGTAATAACACAACCGAACTGAAAGGCTGGTCGGTGTATAACTTCCCGGTGGATTACGCGTTCCAACAGAACAAGAAATACAAACCGGCTCCGGCGAAAGGCCCTGCATGGTATAAAGCGACATTTACCCTTAACAAAACCGGCAACACCTATTTCGATATGAGCAAATGGGGCAAAGGTATGGTTTGGCTCAACGGACGCAACCTGGGTCGTTTCTGGAAAATCGGACCGACGCAGACCTTGTTTGTTCCTGCCTGCTGGTTGAAAAAAGGAGTCAACGAGATCATTGTGTTGGATGTGGATAAACCATCTGCAACGACAATTGCCGGTCTTAATCACCCGATCCTTGACAAAACGGCTCAGGATGAATCCCTGCTACACCGCAAAAAAGGTCAAAACCTTGACCTGACCGGCGTGAAACCGGTGAATACAGGCTCGCTTCCTGCCGGAAACGGATGGAAAGCCATCACTTTTGACCAAATGCAGAACGGTCGCTACCTCTGCTTCGAAGCGCTCAACGCTCAGGATGCAAATGACCCGGTAACTTCGATTGCCGAATTTGAGCTGATTGGAGAAGATGGTAAAGCAATTTCATCACAACTTTGGAGAGTGCTTTATGCCGATAGCGAAGAGGTAACTACCGTAAATAACTCGGCTGACAAAATCTTCGACCTGCAGGAGTCTGTGATCTGGCAAACCCAGACAACCAGCAGCAAAACCAAACATCCGCACCAGGTGGTGATTGATTTGGGTGAAAATGTAAACGTGAAAGGATTCCGCATCCTGCCACGCGGAGACAAAAGCAATGTCGGTGTAGTCAAAGACTACCGCGTCTATTTGTCTAAAGCTCCATTCAAATTTTAG
- a CDS encoding glycoside hydrolase family 88 protein, which yields MKKTSFIAFLIFCFSAYLPAQQKPTKSELISIIQKVNDYWQNTHTDPGNPFWDNAAYHTGNMEAYYITKNEAYRKYSEKWAEQNNWKGATSNDKSKWKYTYGEKPEYVLFGDWQICFQTYADLYNLTPDSQKIARAREVMEYEMSTPQNDYWWWADGLYMVMPVMTKMYKITGNPLYLKKLHEYFQYAKSIMYDSKTKLFYRDAKYVYPKHKSVNGKKDFWARGDGWIFAGLAKVLQDLPKDYKYRSLFEQHYRDMAKAIIKHQQKEGYWTRSMLDPNHAPGYETSGTAFFTYGLLWGINNGYLKEKKYLPAAMKAWKYLSTTALQLNGKIGYVQPIGEKAIPGQVVDANSTANFGVGAFLLATSELVRFTDKK from the coding sequence ATGAAAAAAACCAGTTTTATCGCATTCCTTATTTTTTGTTTTAGTGCTTATCTGCCTGCGCAACAGAAACCGACGAAATCAGAATTAATCAGCATTATCCAAAAAGTAAATGATTACTGGCAAAATACACATACCGATCCGGGCAATCCGTTTTGGGATAATGCAGCTTACCATACCGGAAATATGGAAGCGTATTATATCACTAAAAATGAAGCGTACCGTAAATATTCGGAAAAATGGGCTGAGCAGAACAATTGGAAAGGGGCAACTTCCAACGACAAATCAAAATGGAAATACACCTATGGAGAAAAACCTGAATACGTTTTATTCGGTGATTGGCAAATATGCTTCCAGACTTATGCTGATTTGTACAACCTGACACCAGACTCTCAAAAGATAGCCCGTGCACGCGAGGTGATGGAATATGAGATGAGCACACCTCAAAACGATTACTGGTGGTGGGCCGACGGACTTTACATGGTAATGCCGGTGATGACCAAAATGTACAAAATAACAGGCAATCCGCTGTATCTGAAAAAGCTGCATGAATACTTTCAATACGCCAAAAGTATCATGTATGACTCTAAAACCAAACTTTTTTACCGTGATGCCAAATACGTTTATCCTAAACACAAGAGCGTAAACGGCAAGAAAGACTTTTGGGCGCGTGGTGACGGATGGATTTTCGCCGGTCTTGCTAAAGTGCTGCAGGATTTGCCGAAAGATTACAAATACCGGAGCCTGTTTGAACAGCACTATCGCGATATGGCCAAAGCCATCATCAAACACCAGCAAAAAGAGGGCTACTGGACACGCAGCATGCTTGACCCAAATCATGCTCCGGGTTATGAAACCAGCGGAACAGCGTTCTTTACCTACGGTCTGCTTTGGGGAATCAACAACGGTTACCTGAAAGAAAAGAAATATCTGCCTGCTGCAATGAAAGCTTGGAAATATCTATCAACCACGGCTTTGCAGCTAAACGGCAAAATCGGATATGTGCAGCCCATCGGAGAAAAGGCCATTCCGGGACAGGTAGTCGATGCAAATTCCACAGCTAATTTCGGTGTAGGGGCATTTCTATTGGCAACCTCCGAGTTAGTCCGGTTCACTGATAAAAAGTAA